The window CGGTGGCGTCCGGGAACATCGGCCTCGGCGTCCTGGACGTCGTCACCGCCGAGCCCCGGCACGACGTCATCGCCGTCGAACTGTCCAGCTTCCAGCTGCACTACGCGCCGACCGTGCGGCCCAGCGCCGGGGTGGTGCTCAACGTCGCCGAGGACCACCTCGACTGGCACGGGTCGATGGCCGCCTACGCCGCCGACAAGGCGCGCGCCCTGACCGGCGACGTCGCGGTGGCCGTCGTCGACGACGCCAACGCCGCCGCCCTGCTGGCGGCGGCGCCCGCGGGGACCCGGGTCGGGGTGACCGCGGGGGAGCCCGCGGCGGGCCAGCTCGGCGTCCGCGACGGCGTGCTCGTCGACGAGGCGTTCGGTGCCGGGGCGTTGCTGCCGGCGGTCGAGATCCGCCCGGTCGGCGCCCACAACGTCACCAACGCGCTGGCCGCCGCGGCGGTGACCCTGGCCATCGGGGTCAGCGGTGCCCAGGTCGCCGCCGGCCTGCGTGCCTACCAGCCGGGCGGGCACCGCAACGCGCTCGTCGCCGAGGTCGAGGGCGTCCGCTACGTTGACGACTCCAAGGCCACCAACCCGCACGCCGCGTTCGCCTCGCTGATGGCCTACGGGTCGGTCGTGTGGGTCGCCGGCGGCCAGCTCAAGGGCGCGGCCGTGGACGACCTGGTCGCCGCGGTGGCGGGCCGGCTGCGCGGTGTGGTGGTCATCGGGGTCGACCGTGAGCTGATCGCGGCGGCGCTGCGGCGACACGCGCCGGACGTCCCGCGGATGGTCATCGCCGCCACCGACGATGGAGTGATGACGACGGTGGTGACCGCAGCGGCCCGGATGGCCGCACCCGGTGATGTGGTGCTGCTGGCTCCGGCCGCAGCGTCGCTGGACATGTTCTCCTCCTACGCCGCCCGCGGGAACGCCTTCGCGGACGCGGTCGCGGCGCTGCCGGGGACGGACCGGGCGTGAGCTCTCCGGCAGACGGAGCAGCGGTGACCGAGCGTCGAGGTGCCGTCAGGCGGCGGGGGACGCAGGGCGCCGTGGAGCGACCGGAAGGCGGCGCCGAGACGCCCACCCGGCAGCGGACCGGCCTGCCGGCCACCGTCGCCGCCCTCTACCACCGGATCCGCCGGCACACGAGGGACTGGCTCGACCGGCCGATGACGTCGTTCCACCTGCTGCTGGCGGTGTTCTTCCTGCTGCTGGGCGTGGGCCTGCTGATGGTGCTGTCGTCGTCGTCGGTGGTGTCGTACAACCGCAGCCTCAAGGACAGCGGCGACGGCTCGTCGTTCGGCACGTTCAAGCGGCAACTGGTCTTCGCCGGCATCGGCCTCGTGGCCTTCTACGCCGCGATGCGGGTCAAGCTCAGCTGGCTGCGCGCGGTGTCGACCGGCGCGATGATCGTCAGCATCCTGCTGCTCGTCGTGGTGCT is drawn from Nakamurella deserti and contains these coding sequences:
- the murD gene encoding UDP-N-acetylmuramoyl-L-alanine--D-glutamate ligase — its product is MTGASVVVAGAGTSGLSAARYLVGQGADVVVADDRTDLGGWAVPVPVVAGMTEPPPGTDLIVTSPGWRPDTPLFLAAAVAGIPVIGDVELAWWAELAPDPALPVDLRTAPGDLREPARPARRPWLAVTGTNGKTTTIGMVEAILQAAGRHAVASGNIGLGVLDVVTAEPRHDVIAVELSSFQLHYAPTVRPSAGVVLNVAEDHLDWHGSMAAYAADKARALTGDVAVAVVDDANAAALLAAAPAGTRVGVTAGEPAAGQLGVRDGVLVDEAFGAGALLPAVEIRPVGAHNVTNALAAAAVTLAIGVSGAQVAAGLRAYQPGGHRNALVAEVEGVRYVDDSKATNPHAAFASLMAYGSVVWVAGGQLKGAAVDDLVAAVAGRLRGVVVIGVDRELIAAALRRHAPDVPRMVIAATDDGVMTTVVTAAARMAAPGDVVLLAPAAASLDMFSSYAARGNAFADAVAALPGTDRA